A genomic window from Sphingomonas taxi includes:
- a CDS encoding CCA tRNA nucleotidyltransferase produces the protein MVTLPLDRIAARDGFSPLVDVLGGPEQTRLVGGVVRDTLLGLDPADIDLATRLLPEDVLARLKAAAIRAVPTGLAHGTITAILPDGPIEVTTLRHDVSTDGRHAVVAFTDVWQDDAARRDFTMNALYADPASGDVIDYFGGLADLDAGRVRFIGDAYRRIAEDHLRILRFFRFHARFGAADQNAIDAEGLDACTARANDLMALSRERIAAELLKLLVARHAVPVIALMIDRGIFRAVLPEITDATLFATLAEREAAAGVAPDAIRRLAALLPREAAESVGARLKLSNIDRKRLVAARQGPGDEGPRALAYRVGATGAIDRLLLAGEDVAPIRDWTPPALPIGGGALVERGLRKGPEVAAVLRRIETQWLAEDFPDAARVVQLADEAVRAATTIASASEASSGRA, from the coding sequence ATGGTGACGCTGCCGCTCGACCGGATCGCCGCGCGCGACGGCTTCAGCCCGCTGGTCGACGTGCTCGGTGGACCGGAGCAGACGCGGCTGGTCGGCGGCGTCGTCCGCGACACGTTGCTCGGGCTCGATCCCGCCGATATCGACCTCGCCACCCGCCTGCTGCCCGAGGACGTGCTCGCGCGGCTTAAGGCGGCGGCCATCCGCGCGGTGCCGACCGGCCTCGCCCACGGCACGATCACCGCGATCCTGCCCGACGGCCCGATCGAGGTGACGACGCTGCGGCATGACGTCTCGACCGACGGCCGCCATGCCGTCGTCGCCTTCACCGACGTCTGGCAGGACGATGCCGCGCGCCGCGACTTCACGATGAACGCGCTCTATGCCGATCCGGCGAGCGGCGACGTCATCGACTATTTCGGCGGTCTCGCAGATCTCGACGCCGGCCGCGTCCGCTTCATCGGCGACGCCTATCGTCGCATCGCCGAGGATCATCTGCGCATCCTCCGCTTCTTCCGCTTCCACGCGCGCTTCGGCGCCGCCGACCAGAACGCCATCGACGCCGAGGGGCTCGACGCCTGCACCGCCCGCGCCAACGACCTGATGGCGCTGTCGCGCGAGCGGATCGCCGCCGAATTGCTCAAGCTGCTCGTCGCGCGCCATGCGGTGCCGGTGATCGCGCTGATGATCGACCGCGGCATCTTCCGCGCGGTGCTGCCCGAGATCACCGATGCGACGCTGTTCGCCACGCTCGCCGAACGCGAGGCCGCCGCCGGCGTCGCCCCCGACGCGATCCGCAGGCTCGCCGCCTTGCTCCCGCGCGAGGCAGCGGAAAGCGTCGGCGCGCGCCTCAAATTGTCGAACATCGATCGCAAGCGGCTGGTCGCCGCGCGCCAGGGCCCGGGCGACGAAGGCCCGCGCGCGCTCGCCTATCGCGTCGGCGCGACGGGCGCGATCGACCGGCTGCTGCTCGCGGGCGAGGATGTCGCGCCGATCCGCGACTGGACACCGCCGGCGCTGCCGATAGGTGGCGGCGCGCTGGTCGAACGCGGTCTGCGCAAGGGACCGGAGGTGGCGGCGGTGCTGCGCCGGATCGAGACGCAATGGCTCGCCGAGGATTTCCCCGACGCAGCCCGCGTGGTTCAGCTCGCCGACGAAGCGGTCCGCGCCGCGACGACCATCGCCAGCGCGTCCGAGGCTTCGAGCGGCCGAGCGTAG